Proteins encoded by one window of Xiphophorus couchianus chromosome 13, X_couchianus-1.0, whole genome shotgun sequence:
- the LOC114155308 gene encoding solute carrier family 22 member 13 isoform X2 — protein sequence MNFDQILAAVGGFGKYQKILYIWICLPQILLAFHMMVSIFTGATPPYRCRESSSPGAGNQTSLPAENASLSESSCFSSEVMLRPQGNRTERVPCGRGWVYSMEVFHSTTVTEWDLVCSKAGLNSLGSSIYMFGLLVGSVLFGAMADRYGRRLVLLLSIALQTVFGVAVAFAPNFPVYAILRFAVGTTVSGVIINAFVLGTEWTCTKRRMLAGIITDYAFGLGYMLLAGVAYLIRDWRKLQLAISAPGFLLIFYIRVLPQSARWLLANDRREEAIALLRKAALVNGRVLPPAVQAEKWEFLGGSKRSHSAMDLIRTPQMRKRTIILFYIWFVNVLVYYGLSLGVSRLGTDLYLTQFVFGLVEIPARSLVLVVLPFSRRLSQSGFLAIGGLACLLMLAVPADHPNVLTGLAMVGKFGITASFAVIYVYTAEIFPTVANRNRRVQHVCEDGGRTGAHYKHAAQP from the exons ATGAATTTCGACCAGATCCTCGCTGCCGTCGGCGGCTTTGGCAAATATCAGAAGATCTTGTACATCTGGATTTGTTTGCCTCAGATCCTTCTCGCCTTCCACATGATGGTGAGCATCTTCACCGGGGCCACGCCGCCCTACCGCTGCCGGGAAAGCTCCAGCCCAGGAGCGGGGAATCAGACTTCGCTCCCCGCAGAGAACGCCAGCCTCTCGGAGTCCTCCTGCTTCTCCTCGGAGGTGATGCTGCGGCCGCAGGGCAACCGGACGGAGCGCGTCCCGTGCGGCCGCGGCTGGGTCTACAGCATGGAGGTTTTCCACAGCACCACTGTGACCGAG tgggaccTGGTGTGCAGCAAAGCTGGACTGAACAGCCTCGGATCGTCCATCTACATGTTCGGCCTGTTGGTGGGATCTGTGCTGTTTGGAGCCATGGCTGATAG GTACGGCCGACGTTTGGTCCTGCTGTTGTCCATCGCGCTGCAGACTGTGTTTGGAGTCGCTGTAGCTTTTGCGCCCAACTTCCCAGTCTACGCGATTCTTCGCTTCGCAGTTGGGACCACCGTATCTGGAGTCATTATCAACGCTTTTGTTCTTG GTACTGAGTGGACGTGTACCAAGAGACGCATGCTGGCGGGCATCATCACGGACTACGCCTTCGGCCTGGGATACATGCTGCTTGCAGGGGTGGCCTACCTGATACGAGACTGGAGAAAACTGCAGCTCGCCATATCAGCCCCAGGCTTCCTGCTTATCTTCTACATACG GGTTCTGCCCCAGTCTGCCCGGTGGCTACTGGCCAACGACAGGAGAGAGGAAGCCATCGCACTCCTCCGCAAAGCTGCGCTAGTTAACGGCCGGGTCTTACCTCCCGCTGTCCAG GCTGAAAAGTGGGAGTTTTTAGGCGGCTCAAAGCGAAGTCACTCAGCTATGGATCTAATCCGGACACCACAGATGAGAAAGAGAACCATCATTTTGTTCTACATCTG GTTTGTGAACGTGCTAGTGTACTATGGGCTGTCTCTGGGTGTGTCTCGGTTGGGGACGGACCTCTACCTGACCCAGTTTGTGTTTGGGTTGGTTGAGATCCCAGCTCGCTCTCTGGTCCTGGTCGTCCTGCCCTTCAGCCGACGCCTCTCCCAGAGTGGCTTCCTGGCGATTGGGGGTCTTGCCTGCTTGTTGATGCTCGCCGTCCCTGCAG ATCATCCCAATGTCCTGACTGGGCTTGCCATGGTTGGGAAGTTTGGTATTACAGCCTCATTTGCTGTCATCTATGTGTACACTGCTGAGATTTTCCCTACTGTG GCAAACAGGAATAGGCGTGTCCAGCATGTTTGCGAGGATGGGGGGCGTACTGGCGCCCATTATAAACATGCTGCACAACCATAA
- the LOC114155308 gene encoding solute carrier family 22 member 13 isoform X1: MNFDQILAAVGGFGKYQKILYIWICLPQILLAFHMMVSIFTGATPPYRCRESSSPGAGNQTSLPAENASLSESSCFSSEVMLRPQGNRTERVPCGRGWVYSMEVFHSTTVTEWDLVCSKAGLNSLGSSIYMFGLLVGSVLFGAMADRYGRRLVLLLSIALQTVFGVAVAFAPNFPVYAILRFAVGTTVSGVIINAFVLGTEWTCTKRRMLAGIITDYAFGLGYMLLAGVAYLIRDWRKLQLAISAPGFLLIFYIRVLPQSARWLLANDRREEAIALLRKAALVNGRVLPPAVQAEKWEFLGGSKRSHSAMDLIRTPQMRKRTIILFYIWFVNVLVYYGLSLGVSRLGTDLYLTQFVFGLVEIPARSLVLVVLPFSRRLSQSGFLAIGGLACLLMLAVPADHPNVLTGLAMVGKFGITASFAVIYVYTAEIFPTVVRQTGIGVSSMFARMGGVLAPIINMLHNHNPVTPLIIFGTSPLLGAILALALPETADRPLPDTLEDVENWDIRMAPILENLEPYQDFEPPESSCNI, encoded by the exons ATGAATTTCGACCAGATCCTCGCTGCCGTCGGCGGCTTTGGCAAATATCAGAAGATCTTGTACATCTGGATTTGTTTGCCTCAGATCCTTCTCGCCTTCCACATGATGGTGAGCATCTTCACCGGGGCCACGCCGCCCTACCGCTGCCGGGAAAGCTCCAGCCCAGGAGCGGGGAATCAGACTTCGCTCCCCGCAGAGAACGCCAGCCTCTCGGAGTCCTCCTGCTTCTCCTCGGAGGTGATGCTGCGGCCGCAGGGCAACCGGACGGAGCGCGTCCCGTGCGGCCGCGGCTGGGTCTACAGCATGGAGGTTTTCCACAGCACCACTGTGACCGAG tgggaccTGGTGTGCAGCAAAGCTGGACTGAACAGCCTCGGATCGTCCATCTACATGTTCGGCCTGTTGGTGGGATCTGTGCTGTTTGGAGCCATGGCTGATAG GTACGGCCGACGTTTGGTCCTGCTGTTGTCCATCGCGCTGCAGACTGTGTTTGGAGTCGCTGTAGCTTTTGCGCCCAACTTCCCAGTCTACGCGATTCTTCGCTTCGCAGTTGGGACCACCGTATCTGGAGTCATTATCAACGCTTTTGTTCTTG GTACTGAGTGGACGTGTACCAAGAGACGCATGCTGGCGGGCATCATCACGGACTACGCCTTCGGCCTGGGATACATGCTGCTTGCAGGGGTGGCCTACCTGATACGAGACTGGAGAAAACTGCAGCTCGCCATATCAGCCCCAGGCTTCCTGCTTATCTTCTACATACG GGTTCTGCCCCAGTCTGCCCGGTGGCTACTGGCCAACGACAGGAGAGAGGAAGCCATCGCACTCCTCCGCAAAGCTGCGCTAGTTAACGGCCGGGTCTTACCTCCCGCTGTCCAG GCTGAAAAGTGGGAGTTTTTAGGCGGCTCAAAGCGAAGTCACTCAGCTATGGATCTAATCCGGACACCACAGATGAGAAAGAGAACCATCATTTTGTTCTACATCTG GTTTGTGAACGTGCTAGTGTACTATGGGCTGTCTCTGGGTGTGTCTCGGTTGGGGACGGACCTCTACCTGACCCAGTTTGTGTTTGGGTTGGTTGAGATCCCAGCTCGCTCTCTGGTCCTGGTCGTCCTGCCCTTCAGCCGACGCCTCTCCCAGAGTGGCTTCCTGGCGATTGGGGGTCTTGCCTGCTTGTTGATGCTCGCCGTCCCTGCAG ATCATCCCAATGTCCTGACTGGGCTTGCCATGGTTGGGAAGTTTGGTATTACAGCCTCATTTGCTGTCATCTATGTGTACACTGCTGAGATTTTCCCTACTGTGGTAAG GCAAACAGGAATAGGCGTGTCCAGCATGTTTGCGAGGATGGGGGGCGTACTGGCGCCCATTATAAACATGCTGCACAACCATAACCCCGTCACGCCGCTTATCATCTTCGGCACTTCCCCGCTTCTGGGAGCCATTCTCGCCTTGGCGCTGCCTGAAACTGCTGACCGACCTCTGCCAGACACGCTGGAGGACGTAGAGAACTGGGACATCAG GATGGCTCCCATTTTGGAAAACCTTGAGCCGTACCAAGACTTCGAACCACCAGAGAGCAGCTGCAACATCTAG
- the LOC114155306 gene encoding digestive cysteine proteinase 1, whose amino-acid sequence MRPLYVAVVLFWAASATQAKAVPSLPDFGDTYHVKGVISLPYAEILEPFEGWFDLAAKSSRIDYYHGQVSTYQLAAQQEFGVSYKITPETTEVEQNVMKCFQVNGTKDEAVQPQASLPDVQGFQFLRMEYYGGSLCEVWQNVTTVGYKKNTYTLWVTNAEKSADGQKSTSIPLHYEMMGYNTLLGSHYDKYLVDYKEFSTRFDPKVFSLPEGMTCGGFPGPGAEHHLLANPMKELIHTSASGHSQKMFSHFKEKFQRQYGDDMEHEKREHAFLHNLRYVHSKNRAGLSFSLALNSLSDRTMSELATMRGRKRTKTPNKGLPFPTKLYEGVKVPESLDWRLYGAVTPVKDQAICGSCWSFATTGAVEGALFLKTGSLQVLSQQMLVDCSWGFGNNGCDGGEEWRAYEWIMKHGGIATTETYGAYMGMNGFCHLNSSQLTAHVKSYTNVTSGDADALRLALFKNGPAAVSIDASHRSFVFYSHGVYYEPACGNTTDDLDHAVLAVGYGTLNGEPYWLVKNSWSTYWGNDGYILMSMKDNNCGVTTDATYVTLA is encoded by the exons ATGCGGCCTTTGTACGTTGCCGTTGTTCTTTTTTGGGCTGCCAGCG CCACGCAGGCAAAAGCTGTGCCTTCTCTTCCTGACTTCGGGGACACCTATCACGTCAAAG GTGTGATCTCTCTGCCCTATGCTGAGATTTTGGAGCCATTTGAGGGCTGGTTTGACCTCGCAGCAAAGTCCAGCCGTATAGACTATTATCATG GCCAGGTCTCCACTTACCAGTTGGCGGCTCAGCAGGAGTTTGGCGTTTCCTATAAAATCACTCCTGAGACCACAGAGGTGGAGCAAAACGTCATGAAGTGCTTTCAGGTGAACGGCACGAAGGACGAAGCGGTCCAGCCGCAAGCGTCGCTGCCGGACGTGCAGGGCTTCCAG TTCTTGAGGATGGAGTATTACGGCGGCTCGCTGTGCGAAGTCTGGCAGAACGTGACCACCGTGGGCTACAAGAAGAACACCTACACACTGTGGGTGACGAACGCAGAGAAAAGCGCAGACGGACAGAAAAGCACTTCCATACCCCTACACTACGAGATGATGGGATACAACACTCTGCTGGGGTCCCATTATGACAAGTACCTAGTGGACTACAAAGAGTTCAGCACCCGTTTTGACCCCAAAGTTTTCTCTCTGCCTGAAG GGATGACTTGCGGGGGATTCCCAGGTCCAGGGGCGGAGCACCACCTGCTGGCTAACCCGATGAAAGAACTCATCCACACCTCGGCTTCAGGCCACTCTCAGAAGATGTTCAGTCATTTCAAGGAGAAGTTCCAGCGTCAGTATGGCGACGACATGGAGCACGAGAAGAGAGAGCATGCTTTTCTTCACAACCTCAG GTATGTCCACTCTAAGAACAGAGCTGGCCTGTCCTTCTCCCTGGCTCTGAACTCTCTGTCGGACCGCACCATGTCGGAGCTGGCAACCATGAGGGGGAGAAAACGAACCAAGACCCCAAACAAGGGTCTCCCCTTCCCAACCAAGCTGTACGAAGGGGTGAAAGTACCCGAGTCTCTGGACTGGAGACTGTACG GTGCTGTGACTCCAGTGAAGGACCAAGCCATCTGCGGCTCCTGCTGGAGCTTTGCCACCACTGGAGCAGTAGAGGGCGCCCTCTTCCTGAAG ACGGGCTCCCTGCAGGTCCTGTCCCAGCAGATGCTGGTGGACTGCTCCTGGGGCTTTGGCAACAACGGCTGCGACGGTGGGGAGGAGTGGCGAGCGTACGAGTGGATCATGAAACACGGAGGCATCGCCACCACAGAAACCTACGGCGCCTACATGGGAATG AACGGATTCTGCCATCTGAACTCGTCGCAGCTCACCGCCCACGTCAAAAGCTACACCAACGTGACATCGGGTGACGCGGACGCCCTCAGGTTGGCCCTCTTCAAGAATGGCCCGGCCGCCGTCAGCATCGACGCCTCGCACCGATCGTTTGTCTTTTACAGCCACGGCGTTTACTACGAACCGGCTTGTG GGAACACCACGGACGATTTGGACCACGCCGTGCTCGCGGTGGGATACGGCACGTTGAACGGGGAGCCGTACTGGCTGGTTAAGAACTCTTGGTCCACGTACTGGGGCAACGACGGCTACATCCTGATGTCTATGAAGGACAACAACTGCGGAGTCACTACAGACGCTACATACGTCACTCTGGCCTAg